From Elusimicrobiota bacterium, one genomic window encodes:
- a CDS encoding Wzz/FepE/Etk N-terminal domain-containing protein — MDNNQIPHQEDEIEINLFNYLIVLLKHKEFIIKTTLAVTFAAAVFSLLVPPSYLSETKVLPPQSGNSSMASIMASQLGGLGMSPAAFGVKNTNELYIALLKTRGVTDFVTEKLDLMKSYKLKSRENMRKLLVNGLTVRNDIKSGIITLGFEHRNPQMAADIANAFVEGLQHFNNNLAVTEASQRRLFFEEQLKTAKENLIQSEESLKSFQQRTGTIKIDEEARGVIETVAKMRAEVSGKEVELRVMKAYATPENPDMQRLQTETAALKEELLKLESKTSLGDDSVPTVGKMSVLGTEYVRKMRDYRYNEALYEIFLKQFEAAKIDESKDAALVQIVEKAEAPEKRFKPQRQGIVVRAFFLALFLTVVFVFFKGYCQSLTADPETKKKIQQTKSYLDFSQLIKDLKLEKIAEKIGVLFSKLQKK, encoded by the coding sequence ATGGATAACAATCAAATTCCACACCAAGAAGACGAAATAGAAATCAACTTATTCAACTACCTCATCGTTCTCCTTAAACACAAAGAATTTATTATTAAAACCACCCTCGCCGTCACCTTTGCCGCCGCTGTTTTTTCTCTTCTTGTCCCCCCTTCATACCTTTCCGAAACCAAAGTCCTGCCGCCTCAGAGCGGCAACTCCTCAATGGCCTCCATAATGGCTTCTCAGTTGGGCGGGCTTGGTATGTCCCCGGCTGCTTTCGGAGTAAAAAACACCAACGAGCTGTATATCGCGCTTCTTAAAACCCGGGGGGTGACAGATTTCGTCACGGAGAAACTGGACTTGATGAAATCTTACAAGCTTAAATCCCGGGAAAATATGCGGAAGCTTCTTGTGAACGGATTAACGGTGCGTAACGATATAAAAAGCGGAATAATAACCCTGGGCTTTGAACACCGCAATCCCCAAATGGCCGCCGACATCGCAAATGCTTTCGTTGAGGGCCTCCAGCATTTTAATAATAACCTTGCGGTTACCGAGGCTTCCCAAAGGCGGTTGTTTTTTGAAGAGCAGCTGAAAACCGCCAAAGAAAACCTTATCCAATCCGAGGAATCCTTGAAAAGTTTCCAGCAGAGAACCGGAACCATAAAAATCGACGAGGAAGCCAGGGGAGTAATAGAAACAGTTGCCAAGATGCGCGCAGAGGTTTCGGGCAAAGAAGTGGAATTGCGCGTTATGAAAGCTTACGCTACCCCTGAAAACCCGGATATGCAGAGGCTTCAAACCGAAACAGCCGCTTTAAAAGAAGAGTTGCTGAAACTGGAATCAAAAACCAGCCTGGGAGATGACTCCGTTCCCACAGTGGGTAAAATGAGCGTACTTGGCACCGAGTATGTCCGCAAAATGCGCGATTACCGCTATAACGAAGCACTTTACGAAATATTTCTGAAGCAGTTCGAGGCCGCCAAGATCGACGAATCTAAAGACGCCGCCCTTGTGCAGATAGTGGAAAAAGCGGAGGCCCCGGAAAAGCGCTTTAAACCGCAGAGACAAGGAATTGTTGTTCGCGCCTTTTTTCTCGCTCTTTTTTTAACAGTCGTGTTTGTGTTTTTTAAAGGCTATTGCCAAAGTCTTACAGCCGACCCTGAAACAAAAAAGAAAATCCAGCAGACAAAGAGTTATTTAGATTTCAGCCAGCTAATAAAAGACCTGAAACTGGAAAAAATAGCTGAAAAAATCGGAGTGCTGTTCTCTAAATTGCAAAAGAAGTGA
- a CDS encoding GDP-L-fucose synthase, whose protein sequence is MALSTKKIMLTGGAGFLGAFVTEKLQARGCKSIFIPHEPTNPPSHPQATNNKQLTANTYYDLTKAADIEAAFKDSKPDIVIHLAAKVGGIGANRENPGKFFYDNLMMGVQLMEQARLSGVEKFVALGTICAYPKFAPVPFKEEDLWNGYPEETNAPYGLAKKMLLVQSQAYRRQYGFNSIFLLPVNLYGPGDNFNPGSSHVIPALIKKCVEAVKSGANEITVWGTGKATREFLYVEDCAEAIVLATEKYNSPEPVNIGAGFEISIKDLTARIAKHTGFTGKLVWDVSKPDGQPRRMLDTSRAEREFGFKAITGFEDGLKKTVQWYKSAC, encoded by the coding sequence ATGGCCCTGTCTACAAAAAAAATCATGTTAACCGGCGGCGCCGGCTTCCTGGGAGCCTTTGTAACCGAAAAACTCCAAGCCCGCGGCTGTAAGAGCATTTTCATCCCCCACGAACCCACGAATCCCCCATCTCACCCCCAAGCGACCAACAACAAACAACTAACCGCTAACACTTACTATGATCTCACAAAAGCAGCCGATATAGAGGCAGCTTTCAAAGATTCCAAACCCGACATCGTCATCCACCTGGCCGCCAAGGTTGGCGGTATAGGCGCCAACCGGGAAAACCCCGGCAAGTTCTTTTATGACAACCTTATGATGGGCGTGCAACTTATGGAGCAGGCCCGGCTTTCCGGCGTGGAGAAGTTTGTGGCCTTAGGCACCATCTGCGCCTACCCTAAATTTGCCCCCGTCCCATTTAAAGAAGAAGACCTCTGGAACGGCTACCCCGAAGAAACCAACGCCCCCTACGGCCTGGCCAAAAAAATGCTGCTGGTCCAGTCCCAGGCCTACCGCCGGCAGTATGGCTTCAACTCCATTTTTCTCCTGCCGGTAAACCTTTACGGCCCCGGGGACAACTTTAACCCCGGCTCCTCCCATGTAATTCCCGCCCTGATTAAGAAGTGCGTGGAGGCTGTAAAATCCGGCGCTAATGAAATAACCGTCTGGGGCACCGGCAAAGCCACCCGTGAATTCCTATATGTGGAGGACTGTGCCGAAGCCATAGTGCTGGCTACCGAGAAATATAATTCCCCGGAACCAGTAAACATCGGTGCCGGATTTGAAATATCGATAAAAGACTTAACCGCGCGTATAGCCAAACATACCGGTTTTACTGGAAAACTGGTTTGGGATGTGTCAAAGCCCGATGGTCAGCCGCGCCGTATGCTGGATACCTCCCGTGCAGAGAGGGAATTCGGGTTTAAAGCGATTACCGGGTTTGAAGACGGCCTGAAAAAGACTGTGCAGTGGTATAAATCAGCCTGTTAA
- the pseB gene encoding UDP-N-acetylglucosamine 4,6-dehydratase (inverting), whose protein sequence is MLNAKSILVTGGTGSFGKMFIKTILKKYPNFKRIVVYSRDELKQFEMAHQPPFNDHRIRYFIGDVRDKERLLRAFEAVDVVIHAAALKQVPACEYNPFEAIKTNINGAQNIIEVAIDRNVKKVIALSTDKACSPINLYGATKLCSDKLFIAGNAYVGSHKTRFSVVRYGNVAGSRGSVIPVFKKLIDSGAKELPITDVKMTRFWLKLEEAVEMVLTALDTMCGGELFVRKIPSMKVVDLAKAMAPKLPIKIIGIRPGEKIHEMMISSDDARNTIEFGKYYIIQPDFGWWAPRNLHKEGKKAPAGFEYQSGNNSQWLTIAQMQKLIREI, encoded by the coding sequence ATGCTTAATGCAAAATCAATATTGGTTACCGGCGGAACAGGTTCTTTCGGGAAAATGTTCATTAAAACAATTCTTAAGAAATATCCCAATTTCAAGCGGATTGTGGTTTATAGCCGGGATGAACTTAAACAATTTGAAATGGCTCATCAGCCGCCTTTTAATGATCACCGAATTCGGTATTTTATCGGGGATGTGCGCGATAAAGAGCGATTGTTAAGAGCGTTTGAGGCAGTTGATGTCGTTATTCACGCCGCGGCTCTTAAACAGGTCCCGGCATGTGAATACAACCCCTTTGAAGCTATTAAAACAAATATTAATGGCGCTCAAAATATTATTGAGGTTGCAATTGACCGTAATGTGAAAAAAGTTATTGCTTTGAGTACCGATAAGGCTTGCTCCCCTATAAATCTTTATGGGGCCACAAAGTTATGTTCGGACAAGCTCTTTATCGCCGGCAATGCCTATGTCGGTTCTCATAAGACCCGATTTTCAGTGGTCAGATATGGAAATGTCGCGGGAAGCAGGGGATCGGTAATCCCGGTTTTTAAAAAACTGATTGACTCAGGCGCAAAAGAACTGCCGATAACCGATGTAAAAATGACCAGATTCTGGTTAAAACTGGAAGAGGCGGTGGAAATGGTTTTAACTGCCTTGGATACCATGTGCGGCGGGGAGCTTTTTGTCCGGAAAATTCCCTCAATGAAGGTGGTTGATCTGGCAAAAGCAATGGCGCCGAAATTGCCGATAAAAATTATCGGCATCAGGCCCGGCGAAAAAATACATGAGATGATGATTTCTTCCGATGACGCCAGAAATACGATAGAGTTCGGTAAATATTATATTATCCAGCCGGATTTCGGCTGGTGGGCGCCAAGAAATCTTCATAAAGAAGGCAAAAAAGCTCCTGCAGGGTTTGAATATCAAAGCGGAAACAATTCGCAATGGCTGACTATTGCGCAAATGCAAAAGTTAATTCGGGAGATATGA
- a CDS encoding four helix bundle protein, producing the protein METKIERFEDILVWKKSRELVMLIYHVTSENEGFKRDFDLKSQIRRAAISVMSNIAEGFARRSDKAFANFLHIAHGSIAEVQSQLYVALDLDYISKAAFDKTYEMSDEISRQSQNFIKYLNNSQSSRIL; encoded by the coding sequence ATGGAAACCAAGATCGAGAGGTTCGAGGATATCCTGGTTTGGAAGAAGTCCCGTGAGCTTGTTATGCTTATTTATCATGTAACCTCGGAAAACGAGGGATTTAAACGGGACTTTGACCTTAAGAGCCAGATACGAAGAGCGGCAATTTCAGTAATGTCCAATATTGCCGAGGGATTTGCAAGGAGAAGCGACAAAGCGTTTGCTAATTTTCTGCATATCGCGCACGGTTCCATAGCGGAGGTTCAAAGCCAACTCTATGTAGCACTGGACTTAGACTACATAAGCAAGGCTGCTTTTGATAAAACATATGAAATGTCAGATGAAATAAGCCGCCAATCCCAAAACTTCATCAAGTATCTGAATAATTCCCAGTCATCAAGAATCCTATGA